The Afipia massiliensis genome has a segment encoding these proteins:
- a CDS encoding cytochrome P450, whose product MHGTISMARDERQKAAREKAYSTPLSEFHPGAPELFRSDTLWPYFERLRKEEPVHYCTTCPVGDYWSVTKYNDIMHVDTNAAIFSSDVKLGGISLRDVTDDYSWPSFIAMDEPKHGPQRKTVSPMFTPVHLDRLAILIRERAADILDNLPRNETFNWVDRVSVELTTQMLATLFDFPWEDRRKLTRWSDLATALPKSGIYDSEEQRLRELGECADYFTRLWNERVNAEPRSDLISMMAHSDATRHMNRDELLGNLILLIVGGNDTTRNSMTGSVLALNENPDQYDKLRDNHALIDSFVPEVIRWQTPLAHMRRTALQDTELGGKLIKKGDRVVMWYVSGNRDGEVIENPDSFIIDRARPRTHMSFGFGIHRCVGMRLADLQLKIIWEEILKRFDNIEVVGEPKRVYSSFVKGYEELPVRINA is encoded by the coding sequence ATGCACGGAACGATCAGCATGGCCCGCGACGAGCGCCAGAAGGCTGCGCGCGAGAAGGCCTATTCAACGCCGCTTTCGGAATTCCATCCGGGCGCGCCTGAACTGTTCCGCAGCGATACGCTGTGGCCCTACTTCGAGCGGCTTCGCAAGGAAGAGCCGGTACACTACTGCACGACCTGCCCGGTCGGCGATTACTGGTCGGTGACCAAGTACAACGACATCATGCATGTCGACACCAACGCCGCGATCTTCTCGTCGGACGTCAAGCTCGGCGGCATCAGCCTGCGCGATGTCACCGACGACTATAGCTGGCCGAGTTTCATCGCAATGGACGAGCCGAAGCACGGCCCGCAGCGCAAGACCGTGTCGCCGATGTTCACCCCGGTGCATCTCGATCGCCTCGCGATCCTGATCCGCGAGCGCGCCGCCGACATTCTCGACAACCTGCCGCGCAACGAAACCTTCAATTGGGTTGACCGCGTCTCCGTCGAACTCACGACGCAGATGCTCGCCACCCTGTTTGATTTCCCGTGGGAGGACCGTCGCAAGCTGACGCGCTGGTCGGACCTTGCGACCGCGTTGCCAAAGAGCGGAATCTACGACAGCGAAGAGCAGCGGCTGCGCGAACTCGGCGAATGCGCCGACTACTTCACGCGCCTGTGGAACGAGCGCGTCAACGCCGAGCCGCGCAGCGACCTGATTTCGATGATGGCGCACAGCGACGCGACGCGTCACATGAACCGCGACGAACTGCTCGGCAACCTCATTTTGCTGATCGTCGGCGGCAACGACACCACCCGCAACTCGATGACCGGCTCGGTGCTGGCACTCAACGAGAATCCGGACCAGTACGACAAGCTGCGCGACAACCATGCGCTGATCGACAGCTTCGTGCCCGAAGTGATCCGCTGGCAGACGCCGCTGGCCCATATGCGCCGCACCGCCCTGCAGGATACCGAGCTCGGCGGCAAGCTGATCAAGAAGGGCGACCGCGTCGTGATGTGGTACGTCTCCGGAAACCGCGACGGCGAAGTCATCGAGAACCCGGACAGCTTCATCATCGACCGCGCCCGGCCGCGGACCCACATGTCGTTTGGCTTCGGCATTCACCGCTGCGTCGGCATGCGGCTGGCCGATTTGCAGCTCAAGATCATCTGGGAAGAGATCCTCAAGCGGTTCGATAACATCGAGGTCGTCGGCGAGCCCAAGCGTGTGTACTCGAGCTTTGTGAAGGGCTACGAAGAGCTGCCGGTTCGCATCAACGCGTAG
- a CDS encoding SDR family oxidoreductase produces MKVAGKVVVVTGGANGIGQALCEIFHREGAAKVVVADLEGARAKTVADSIGGASFACDVAQESDILRVIDETEKQFGPIDLFCSNAGIGGGFDPLSENAGGTSDEPWARSWAIHVMAHVYAARHLIPRMKTRGGGYFLNTISAAGLLSQVGSAAYSTTKHAAVGFAENLAISHKAHNIRVSILCPQGVETNMLKGLPKGPQSNDGNLMPEDVAKSALEGIDRETFLILPHPQVIDYMRKKTDNYDRWIGGMAKIQASLREAFSKK; encoded by the coding sequence CATCGGCCAGGCGCTGTGTGAAATCTTCCATCGCGAGGGCGCGGCCAAGGTCGTGGTCGCCGATCTCGAAGGCGCGCGGGCCAAGACCGTCGCCGACTCCATCGGCGGCGCATCGTTCGCCTGCGATGTGGCTCAGGAGAGCGACATTCTCCGTGTCATCGACGAAACCGAAAAACAGTTCGGTCCCATCGATCTGTTCTGTTCGAATGCCGGCATCGGCGGCGGGTTCGATCCGCTTTCGGAAAACGCCGGCGGCACGTCGGACGAACCGTGGGCGCGAAGCTGGGCGATCCACGTCATGGCGCATGTCTATGCGGCGCGCCATCTGATCCCGCGCATGAAGACGCGCGGCGGCGGATATTTCCTCAATACGATTTCGGCGGCCGGGTTGTTGTCGCAGGTCGGCAGCGCGGCCTATTCGACCACCAAGCATGCGGCCGTGGGCTTTGCGGAGAACCTCGCGATCTCGCACAAGGCGCACAACATCCGGGTCTCGATCCTCTGCCCGCAGGGGGTCGAAACCAACATGCTGAAGGGGCTGCCGAAGGGCCCGCAATCCAACGACGGCAATCTGATGCCCGAGGATGTTGCAAAGTCCGCGCTGGAAGGCATCGACCGCGAGACGTTCCTGATCCTGCCGCACCCGCAGGTGATCGACTACATGCGCAAGAAGACCGATAACTACGATCGCTGGATCGGCGGCATGGCCAAGATTCAGGCCAGCCTGCGCGAGGCGTTCAGCAAGAAGTAA
- a CDS encoding CaiB/BaiF CoA transferase family protein, translating to MLPLEGLTVIAVEQAVAAPFCTSRLADAGATVFKVERPEGDFARGYDAAAKGQSSYFVWLNRGKDSVVIDLATDDGRKALEKLIAGADVLVQNLKPGSMDKLGFTRERLRKDYPGLVICTISGYGDDGPYADRKAYDLLIQAESGLASITGGPDAPARVGLSIVDIATGATAHAAILEALIGRSRTGQGADIRISMFDVMADWLAVPLLNAEAGTPPKRIGLAHTSIAPYGVFTSKDDRDILISIQSEREWKKLCTEVMAMPDLPSDPRFSNMVERVRNRKLTDDTVAGVFRTMTRDELLKRLTDADIAFAEVNTMDDLSAHPHLRRIEVATPNGVVAYPAPASIVIGEQRHYGAVPAVGESTSEIPRGKKS from the coding sequence ATGCTGCCGCTTGAAGGACTGACCGTCATCGCCGTCGAGCAGGCGGTTGCCGCCCCGTTCTGTACCTCACGTCTCGCAGATGCCGGCGCGACCGTTTTTAAAGTCGAGCGACCGGAAGGCGATTTCGCCCGCGGTTATGATGCCGCCGCCAAGGGCCAGAGCAGTTACTTCGTCTGGCTCAATCGCGGCAAGGACTCCGTCGTGATCGATCTTGCCACCGACGATGGACGCAAGGCGCTGGAGAAACTGATCGCGGGCGCGGACGTGCTGGTGCAGAACCTCAAGCCCGGTTCGATGGACAAACTCGGATTCACGCGTGAACGCCTGCGCAAGGATTATCCGGGACTGGTGATCTGCACCATCTCCGGCTACGGCGACGACGGCCCCTACGCCGACCGCAAGGCCTACGACCTGCTCATTCAGGCTGAGAGCGGGCTTGCCTCGATCACCGGCGGCCCGGATGCACCCGCCCGCGTTGGCCTGTCCATCGTCGACATCGCCACCGGCGCGACGGCGCATGCGGCGATTCTCGAAGCCCTGATTGGCCGGTCGCGCACCGGGCAAGGCGCAGACATCCGCATTTCGATGTTCGATGTGATGGCCGACTGGCTTGCTGTCCCGCTGCTGAACGCGGAAGCCGGCACGCCGCCGAAGCGCATCGGTCTCGCCCACACCTCGATCGCGCCCTACGGCGTGTTCACGTCGAAGGATGATCGCGACATCCTGATCTCGATCCAGAGCGAGCGTGAATGGAAGAAACTCTGCACCGAGGTCATGGCGATGCCCGACCTGCCGAGCGATCCGCGTTTTTCCAACATGGTCGAGCGCGTCCGTAACCGTAAACTGACCGACGACACAGTAGCCGGCGTGTTCAGAACCATGACCCGCGATGAACTGCTCAAGCGCCTGACCGACGCCGACATCGCCTTCGCCGAGGTCAACACCATGGATGACCTGTCGGCACATCCGCATTTGCGCCGGATCGAAGTCGCGACCCCGAATGGCGTCGTCGCATATCCTGCGCCCGCCTCCATCGTGATTGGCGAACAGCGGCATTATGGCGCTGTGCCGGCGGTCGGCGAATCCACCAGCGAGATTCCGCGAGGCAAGAAATCATGA
- a CDS encoding FAS1-like dehydratase domain-containing protein, which produces MTSKPDIDHLRQWIGRTQEASDVITVQLVKGLRATLFLDIGNPFEGDPAPLTTHWCLAQPVAPMSEIGTDGHPARGGFLPPVPLPRRMWAGGQIEFIDPLRVGDTVTRSSRISDVTMKTGSTGALCFVSVEHSITTPRGIAIRERHDIVYRDMPKAGDQKPAVSPAPAPAGKIRETHMADPVLLFRYSALTFNGHRIHYDRDYVTKVEFYPGLIVHGPLQASLLIEFAARQHGGKAPAKFVYRGVNPLFDGAEFSVNGNEKDGGLEVWTANAAGAPTMKGTATW; this is translated from the coding sequence ATGACCAGCAAACCCGACATCGATCATCTGCGCCAGTGGATTGGCCGCACCCAGGAAGCGTCCGACGTCATCACCGTTCAACTGGTGAAGGGCCTGCGCGCGACGCTGTTCCTCGACATCGGCAATCCCTTTGAAGGCGACCCGGCACCGCTCACGACGCACTGGTGCCTCGCGCAGCCGGTCGCGCCTATGAGCGAAATCGGAACGGACGGCCATCCCGCCCGCGGAGGATTTCTGCCGCCGGTGCCGCTGCCGCGCCGGATGTGGGCCGGCGGCCAGATCGAATTCATCGATCCGCTGCGGGTCGGCGATACGGTCACGCGATCATCGCGCATCTCCGACGTGACGATGAAGACCGGCAGCACCGGCGCACTGTGTTTCGTGTCCGTGGAGCACAGCATCACAACGCCGCGCGGCATCGCCATCCGCGAGCGCCACGATATCGTCTATCGCGACATGCCTAAGGCAGGCGATCAGAAGCCGGCTGTATCGCCCGCACCTGCCCCGGCGGGAAAAATACGCGAAACCCACATGGCCGATCCGGTTTTGCTGTTTCGCTACTCAGCGCTGACCTTCAACGGTCATCGCATTCATTACGATCGCGATTACGTTACCAAGGTCGAGTTCTATCCCGGCCTGATCGTGCATGGCCCGTTGCAGGCATCGCTGCTGATCGAGTTCGCCGCCCGCCAGCATGGCGGCAAGGCGCCCGCGAAGTTTGTCTATCGCGGCGTCAATCCACTGTTCGACGGCGCGGAATTCAGCGTCAACGGCAACGAGAAGGATGGCGGGCTGGAAGTGTGGACCGCCAATGCTGCCGGCGCTCCGACCATGAAGGGCACTGCGACGTGGTAA
- a CDS encoding isovaleryl-CoA dehydrogenase, translated as MIPNAHSMFNFDLGETADAIRETVRDFSTNEIAPRAEEIDKSNQFPRDLWPKLGALGLHGITVEEEYGGSGLGYLEHCIAVEEISRGSASVGLSYGAHSNLCVNQIRRNGNEAQKRKYLPKLISGEHVGALAMSEPGAGSDVVSMKTRAEKKGDRYVINGNKMWITNGPIAETLVVYAKTDLAAGSRGMTAFLIEKGMKGFSTAQKLDKLGMRGSDTAELVFEDCEVPEENVLGHVGRGVNVLMSGLDYERVVLAAGPLGIMQGCLDVVMPYIHERKQFGEPIGSFQLVQGKVADMYVAMNASRAYVYAVAKACDRGETTREDAAGAILYAAERATQCALDAIQLLGGNGYINDYPTGRLLRDAKLYEIGAGTSEIRRMLIGRELFDKTA; from the coding sequence ATGATTCCGAACGCGCACAGTATGTTCAACTTCGATCTCGGCGAGACCGCGGATGCGATCCGCGAAACCGTTCGTGATTTCTCAACAAACGAAATCGCGCCGCGCGCCGAAGAGATCGACAAGAGCAATCAATTTCCGCGCGATCTCTGGCCCAAACTGGGCGCACTCGGCCTGCACGGGATCACCGTTGAGGAAGAGTACGGCGGATCGGGACTGGGCTATCTCGAACACTGCATCGCGGTGGAGGAAATCTCGCGCGGTTCCGCGTCAGTGGGCTTGTCCTATGGCGCGCATTCGAACCTGTGCGTCAACCAGATCCGGCGCAACGGCAACGAAGCCCAAAAGCGAAAGTATCTCCCGAAGCTCATCTCCGGCGAACATGTCGGTGCGCTGGCGATGTCGGAGCCGGGCGCGGGATCGGACGTCGTGTCGATGAAGACGCGCGCGGAGAAGAAGGGCGATCGGTACGTCATCAACGGCAACAAGATGTGGATCACCAACGGGCCGATCGCGGAGACGTTGGTGGTTTACGCCAAGACCGATCTGGCAGCGGGATCGCGCGGCATGACCGCGTTTCTGATCGAAAAGGGCATGAAGGGATTTTCCACGGCGCAGAAGCTCGACAAGCTCGGCATGCGCGGCTCCGATACGGCCGAACTGGTGTTCGAGGACTGCGAAGTCCCCGAGGAGAACGTGCTGGGCCATGTCGGGCGTGGCGTCAACGTGCTGATGTCTGGCCTCGATTACGAGCGTGTGGTGCTGGCGGCAGGGCCGCTGGGCATCATGCAGGGCTGCCTCGATGTCGTGATGCCTTACATTCACGAGCGCAAGCAGTTCGGCGAGCCGATCGGCAGCTTTCAGCTCGTGCAGGGGAAAGTCGCCGATATGTATGTGGCGATGAATGCTTCACGCGCCTACGTCTATGCGGTTGCGAAGGCTTGCGATCGCGGCGAGACCACGCGTGAGGACGCGGCGGGCGCGATCCTCTACGCGGCGGAACGCGCGACCCAGTGTGCGCTGGATGCGATCCAGTTGCTCGGCGGCAACGGTTACATCAACGACTATCCGACCGGGCGGCTGCTGCGTGATGCGAAGCTCTATGAGATCGGCGCCGGCACCAGCGAAATCCGCCGCATGCTGATCGGACGTGAGTTGTTCGACAAGACGGCGTGA
- a CDS encoding methyl-accepting chemotaxis protein, with translation MKLFKSSQELTAKVDALGKSQAVIEFNLDGTIVTANSNFLNAMGYRLDEIQGKHHSIFVDPELRDRAEYREFWDALRRGEYQSREFPRIAKGGRPIWIQASYNPLMDRSGKPYKVVKFATDITEQKLKSADYEGQIAAIQKSQAVIEFNLDGTIITANENFLSTLGYRLDEIQGKHHGMFVEPQYRDSAAYRDFWDSLRRGDYQAAEYKRVGKGGKAIWIQASYNPIRGADGKLAKVVKFATDTTAQVEDRLRRGEVQKAIDLDLGQITDAVASASERVTSAASASTQTSSNMQAVASGAEELAASVGEISRQAADALNISLQAVQQANETSAIVSGLAIAAQKIGDVVKLINNIAEQTNLLALNATIEAARAGDAGRGFAVVASEVKSLATQTAKATDEISAQIAEVQGTTTSAVNVIEAITQTISRINEISAAIAASVEEQASVTQSISANMQVAAKGVTDINSNMNDIAEATRSVDVSTRKVREASRALV, from the coding sequence ATGAAGTTGTTTAAGTCCTCTCAGGAACTTACGGCAAAAGTTGACGCGCTGGGCAAATCACAGGCCGTGATCGAGTTTAACCTCGATGGCACAATTGTGACCGCCAATTCCAACTTCCTGAATGCCATGGGATATCGGCTGGATGAAATCCAAGGGAAGCACCACAGCATTTTCGTCGATCCCGAATTGCGCGACCGGGCGGAATACCGCGAATTCTGGGACGCCTTGCGCCGGGGCGAGTACCAGTCGCGCGAGTTTCCGCGTATCGCCAAGGGTGGCCGGCCGATCTGGATCCAGGCCTCGTACAATCCGCTGATGGATCGCAGCGGCAAACCTTACAAGGTGGTCAAGTTCGCCACCGACATCACCGAGCAGAAGCTGAAGAGCGCCGATTATGAAGGCCAGATCGCGGCCATTCAGAAGTCGCAGGCGGTGATCGAATTCAACCTCGACGGCACGATCATCACAGCGAACGAGAATTTTCTGAGCACGCTCGGTTATCGGCTGGACGAAATCCAGGGAAAGCATCACGGCATGTTCGTTGAGCCTCAGTATCGCGATAGCGCCGCCTACCGCGACTTCTGGGATTCGCTGCGCCGTGGCGACTATCAGGCGGCCGAATACAAACGCGTCGGCAAGGGCGGCAAGGCAATCTGGATTCAGGCCTCCTACAATCCGATCCGGGGCGCGGACGGCAAACTCGCCAAAGTGGTCAAGTTCGCAACCGACACCACCGCGCAGGTCGAGGATCGCCTTCGCCGCGGCGAAGTGCAGAAAGCCATCGACCTCGATCTCGGGCAGATCACCGATGCCGTGGCCTCGGCGTCCGAGCGGGTGACGTCGGCAGCGAGCGCATCGACGCAGACATCGTCCAACATGCAGGCGGTCGCGTCCGGCGCGGAGGAACTCGCGGCCTCCGTCGGAGAAATCAGCCGTCAGGCTGCGGATGCACTCAACATCTCGCTGCAGGCAGTACAGCAGGCCAACGAGACCAGCGCCATCGTGTCGGGCCTTGCAATAGCCGCCCAGAAGATCGGCGACGTGGTCAAACTCATCAACAACATTGCCGAACAGACCAACCTGCTTGCGCTCAATGCCACCATCGAGGCGGCCCGAGCCGGCGACGCAGGCAGGGGCTTCGCCGTCGTGGCGTCGGAAGTCAAAAGTCTCGCGACCCAGACCGCGAAGGCGACCGATGAAATCAGCGCGCAGATCGCCGAGGTTCAGGGGACCACGACCAGTGCGGTGAATGTCATCGAGGCGATCACCCAGACCATCTCCCGCATCAACGAGATTTCGGCGGCGATCGCGGCCTCGGTCGAGGAGCAGGCATCCGTGACGCAGAGCATTTCGGCCAACATGCAGGTTGCCGCGAAAGGCGTGACCGACATCAACTCTAATATGAATGACATCGCGGAAGCGACGCGTTCGGTCGATGTTTCGACCCGCAAGGTGAGGGAAGCTTCGCGCGCGCTGGTGTAG
- a CDS encoding acyl-CoA dehydrogenase family protein translates to MTHQEQDFSDIRESVAKLCAQFPGEYWRKLDREMAYPKEFVQALIDAGYLSVLIPEEYGGSGLKLSAAAAILEEIQRAGCNGGATHAQMYTMGTLLRHGSEEQKSKWLPRIASGELRLQAFGVTEPTSGTDTSSLKTFAKREGDHYVVNGQKIWTSRAEYSDLMILLARTTPKEQAAKRTDGLSVFIVDMQEAKKAGGLTIRPIRTMMNHATTEVFFDNMKVPAENLIGEEGKGFRYILSGMNAERILIASECVGDAKWFIKKASDYAKERSVFGRPIGQNQGIQFPIAKSYANMRAAELMVREATRLYEAGKDCGAEANMAKMLAADASFEAANACIQTHGGFGFAEEYDVERKFRETRLYSVAPISTNLILSHLSEHVLGMPRSY, encoded by the coding sequence ATGACACATCAAGAGCAAGATTTTTCCGACATCCGCGAATCCGTAGCGAAACTCTGCGCCCAATTCCCTGGCGAATACTGGCGTAAGCTGGACCGCGAGATGGCGTACCCGAAAGAGTTCGTGCAGGCGCTGATCGATGCCGGCTATCTCTCGGTGCTGATCCCCGAGGAATATGGCGGCTCCGGGCTGAAGCTGTCGGCGGCAGCAGCTATCCTCGAGGAAATCCAGCGCGCCGGCTGCAATGGCGGCGCCACCCATGCCCAGATGTACACCATGGGCACGCTGTTGCGGCACGGCAGCGAGGAACAGAAGTCCAAGTGGCTGCCGCGCATCGCCAGCGGCGAGCTGCGACTGCAGGCCTTCGGCGTGACCGAACCGACCAGTGGCACCGATACGTCGTCGCTCAAGACTTTCGCCAAGCGCGAGGGCGACCACTACGTGGTCAACGGCCAGAAGATCTGGACCAGCCGCGCCGAATATTCCGACCTGATGATCCTCTTGGCCCGCACGACGCCGAAGGAGCAGGCAGCCAAACGCACCGACGGCCTGTCGGTCTTCATCGTCGACATGCAGGAAGCGAAGAAGGCCGGCGGGCTGACGATCCGGCCGATCCGCACCATGATGAACCACGCCACCACGGAAGTATTCTTCGACAACATGAAAGTGCCGGCCGAAAATCTCATCGGCGAGGAAGGCAAGGGCTTCCGCTACATCCTGTCCGGCATGAATGCAGAACGTATCCTGATCGCGTCGGAATGCGTCGGTGACGCCAAATGGTTCATCAAGAAGGCCAGCGACTACGCCAAGGAACGCTCGGTGTTCGGGCGGCCGATCGGCCAGAATCAAGGCATCCAGTTTCCGATCGCCAAATCCTACGCCAACATGCGCGCCGCCGAATTGATGGTGCGGGAAGCCACGCGCCTCTACGAGGCCGGCAAGGACTGCGGCGCCGAAGCCAACATGGCCAAGATGCTCGCCGCCGACGCGTCGTTCGAGGCGGCCAACGCCTGCATCCAGACCCACGGCGGCTTCGGCTTCGCCGAGGAATACGACGTCGAGCGGAAATTCCGCGAAACGCGGCTTTACTCGGTCGCGCCGATCTCCACCAACCTGATCCTGTCGCATCTTTCCGAGCACGTGCTCGGCATGCCGCGTTCCTATTGA
- a CDS encoding cytochrome P450, giving the protein MHGTLDLARHSELKAARDKAYSTPIEDFDPGNPDLFRNDTFWPYFERLRKEDPVHYCKDSQFGPYWSVMKYNDIMHVETNHQIYSSESSLGGITIRDAPPEFRRPMFIAMDQPKHSAQRKTVAPMFTPTHLDQLAGTIRQRAAQCLDSLPRNATFDWVDRVSIELTTQMLATLFDFPWEDRRKLTRWSDVATALPGNTEIIASEDARQAELQECAAYFSRLWNERINAAPKSDLISMMAHAEATRDMDPKTFLGNLILLIVGGNDTTRNSLSGGLYALNQNPHEYQKLRDNHALVDSMVPEVIRWQTPLAHMRRTALQDTELRGKTIKKGDKVVMWYVSGNRDDEVIENPDSFIINRARPRQHLSFGFGIHRCVGIRLAELQLKIVWEEILKRYDNIEVVEPPHRVYSSFVKGYETLPVRLAS; this is encoded by the coding sequence ATGCACGGCACGCTGGATCTTGCGCGGCATTCCGAACTGAAGGCGGCGCGCGACAAGGCCTATTCCACCCCGATCGAGGATTTCGATCCCGGCAACCCCGACCTTTTCCGCAACGATACATTCTGGCCCTATTTCGAACGGCTGCGGAAGGAGGACCCTGTCCACTACTGCAAGGACAGCCAGTTCGGCCCGTACTGGTCGGTGATGAAGTACAACGACATCATGCATGTCGAGACCAACCATCAGATCTATTCGTCGGAATCGAGCCTCGGCGGAATCACGATTCGCGATGCGCCGCCTGAATTCCGCCGTCCGATGTTCATCGCCATGGATCAGCCCAAGCACAGTGCGCAGCGCAAAACCGTCGCGCCGATGTTCACGCCCACCCACCTCGACCAGCTTGCCGGCACGATCCGCCAGCGGGCCGCACAGTGCCTGGATTCGCTGCCGCGTAACGCCACCTTCGACTGGGTCGACCGGGTCTCGATCGAGCTCACCACCCAGATGCTCGCGACCTTGTTCGATTTTCCGTGGGAGGATCGCCGCAAACTGACCCGCTGGTCCGACGTCGCCACCGCCCTGCCCGGCAACACCGAGATCATCGCGTCCGAGGACGCCCGGCAGGCCGAATTACAGGAATGCGCGGCCTATTTCTCAAGGCTGTGGAACGAGCGGATCAATGCTGCGCCGAAAAGCGACCTCATCTCGATGATGGCGCATGCGGAAGCAACCCGCGACATGGACCCCAAGACGTTTCTGGGAAATCTCATCCTCCTGATCGTCGGCGGCAACGACACCACCCGCAACTCGCTCTCCGGCGGCCTTTACGCGCTGAACCAGAACCCTCACGAGTATCAAAAGCTGCGCGACAACCATGCCCTGGTCGACAGCATGGTGCCGGAGGTCATCCGCTGGCAGACGCCGCTGGCGCATATGCGCCGCACCGCGCTGCAGGACACCGAGTTGCGCGGCAAGACCATCAAGAAGGGCGACAAGGTCGTGATGTGGTACGTCTCGGGCAATCGCGACGACGAGGTGATCGAGAACCCCGACAGTTTCATCATCAATCGTGCCCGCCCGCGCCAGCACCTGTCGTTCGGCTTCGGCATCCACCGCTGCGTTGGAATTCGCCTAGCGGAATTACAATTGAAGATCGTTTGGGAGGAGATTCTCAAGCGCTACGACAATATCGAAGTGGTAGAGCCGCCGCATCGGGTGTATTCCAGTTTCGTCAAGGGCTACGAGACCCTTCCGGTGCGGCTGGCGTCATAG
- a CDS encoding L,D-transpeptidase, giving the protein MKRLLTVFLTAATLLGGTGFAMADAEFNPLLQLFGGGGMSGGSGPIPRTTVGFQGNYAPGTIIIDTRERRLYLVQEGGRALRYGIGVGRDGFRWGGTHRITAKKEWPSWTPPAQMLRRRPDLPRHMVGGPDNPLGARAMYLGSTLYRIHGSNEPETIGQAVSSGCFRMVNDDVIDLYNRVRVGATVVVKN; this is encoded by the coding sequence ATGAAGCGCCTTTTGACCGTATTTCTGACCGCCGCGACCTTGCTTGGCGGTACCGGCTTCGCGATGGCGGATGCAGAGTTCAACCCGTTACTTCAGCTTTTTGGCGGCGGTGGAATGAGCGGCGGGTCCGGCCCGATTCCGCGCACCACGGTCGGCTTCCAGGGCAATTACGCGCCGGGAACGATCATCATCGATACCAGGGAACGTCGCCTGTATCTGGTGCAGGAGGGCGGCCGTGCCCTGCGTTACGGCATCGGTGTCGGCCGCGACGGCTTCCGCTGGGGTGGAACGCATCGCATCACCGCGAAGAAGGAATGGCCGAGCTGGACACCGCCGGCGCAGATGTTGCGCCGCCGCCCGGACCTGCCGCGCCACATGGTCGGCGGCCCCGACAATCCGCTCGGCGCCCGCGCCATGTATCTCGGATCGACGCTCTACCGCATTCACGGCTCCAACGAGCCCGAAACGATTGGTCAGGCCGTCTCGTCGGGGTGCTTCCGGATGGTCAATGACGACGTCATCGACCTTTACAACCGGGTGCGGGTCGGCGCGACGGTCGTCGTCAAGAACTAG
- a CDS encoding DUF2927 domain-containing protein, translating into MDTSATIRRLTSGIAAMAGCLALNTALLPSALAETPGISARQRSEKKVFTDSQIIDGFMKTAFGAEYHLAGRIDRIRKYQMPVRIFIDGSARPDRRKQIGKVVGDIAKRVQHLDIATTDKRDDANTIVTLVRDRDLQKTITAFFGAEKAKEIHDSLDPQCLSGFRKNENYEIQRSDVILTVDNGNFVFLDCAYEELLQSLGPINDTDTVPWTMFNDQVSMGFFGVYDQYIMNILYDPRIKAGMTVDEVRALLPAILPDVRAWIAKVNKLPK; encoded by the coding sequence ATGGACACATCCGCGACAATACGGCGGCTGACATCGGGCATCGCCGCCATGGCGGGTTGCCTCGCGCTCAACACCGCATTGCTGCCATCGGCCCTTGCGGAAACACCCGGCATCAGCGCGCGCCAGCGCAGCGAGAAAAAGGTTTTCACCGACAGCCAGATCATCGACGGCTTCATGAAGACTGCATTCGGCGCGGAGTATCATCTCGCCGGCCGCATCGACCGTATCCGCAAATACCAGATGCCGGTGCGCATCTTTATCGATGGCTCAGCCCGCCCCGACCGGCGCAAGCAAATCGGCAAAGTTGTCGGTGACATCGCAAAGCGGGTGCAACATCTCGATATTGCGACGACAGACAAGCGCGACGACGCCAATACCATCGTCACTCTGGTCCGCGACCGCGATCTTCAAAAAACGATCACCGCGTTCTTTGGCGCGGAGAAGGCCAAGGAAATCCACGACTCGCTGGACCCGCAGTGCCTGTCGGGATTCCGCAAGAACGAGAACTACGAGATCCAGCGTTCGGATGTGATCCTTACCGTCGACAACGGCAACTTCGTATTTCTCGATTGCGCCTACGAGGAGCTGCTGCAATCGCTTGGGCCGATCAACGACACCGACACGGTGCCGTGGACGATGTTCAACGATCAGGTCTCGATGGGATTCTTCGGCGTGTACGACCAGTACATCATGAACATTCTCTACGACCCGCGCATCAAGGCCGGGATGACGGTCGATGAGGTTCGCGCACTGCTGCCAGCGATCCTGCCCGACGTGCGGGCATGGATCGCCAAGGTGAACAAGCTGCCGAAGTAG